The following is a genomic window from Amycolatopsis sp. BJA-103.
CAGGTCACCGGGGTGCTGGCGCGCCTGGTGGAAGCGGGTCTGGTCACCGTCCGGGTCCCGGACGAGCTCAGCGGGGACGAGCGCGCGCTCGCGTACTGGGACGCGTGCGGCCTCGACGCGTCCGCGGTGGCTTCCCGGCAGAAGCCCGCGACGGCGAGCCTGACCGCGATCGGCCGCGGTGTGGACACCTCCCAGGTGGAGAACGCACTCCTCGCGAGCGGTATCGAGGTGGTCGGCGCCGCCTCCGAACTGGCCATCGTGCTGTGCGACGACTACCTCGATCCGAGGCTGGCCGAGATCGACGCCGAGCACCGGCGCACCGGCAGGCCCTGGTTGCTGGCCCGGCCGTCGGGGTCGCAGGTGTGGATCGGCCCGATCATGCAGCCCGGCCGGTCCGGCTGCTGGCACTGCCTGACCAACCGGCTGTGGGGGCACCGGCACGCGGAAGCCTGTGTGCAGGAGGTGCTCGGGCACGACGGTCCCGCCTCGTTCCCGATGCCCGCCGTGCCGCCGCTGACCGCGGCCGCGTCGCATCTGATCTCCCTCGAAGCGTCCAAATGGCTGGCGGGACACCGGTATCCGGGTCAGCAGGCCGTCTGGATCCTCGACACCCTCGATCTGCAGGGGCGGCTGCACGAACTGCGGCGGCGCCCGCAGTGCCCGGAATGCGGTGACGAAGGGATCGTCGCCGCGCGGACGGCCGAGCCGATCGTGCTGCGGGAAGCCAAGAAGGCGACGTCGGGCGGCGGCGGGCACCGGACGCTCACCCCGGTCGAGGTGCTCGACCGCTACGGCCACCTGGTCAGCCCGGTCACCGGCATCATCAAGGAGGTCGCCCGCGACCCGAGGGCGCCGGCGTTCGTGAACGCCTACCGGTCCGGGCTCAACGTCGCACGCCGCGTGCGCGGTGAAGCGGGGCTGCAGGCCGGGCTGCGCGGGGACAACGGTGGCAAGGGCGCGAGCCCGCTCGACGCCGAGGTCGGCGCGCTGTGCGAAGCGATCGAGCGGTTCTCGGCGAACTACCAGGGCGACGAACTGCGGATCCGCGACACCTTCCGCGCGCTCGGCGAGGAAGCCGTCCACCCGAACTCGTGCATGCTCTTCGACGAGCGTCAATACGCCGCTCGCGACGAATGGAACGCCAAGCACGCGATCTTCCAGCACGTCCCCGAACGCTTCGACGAATCGGCCGCCGTCGACTGGACGCCACTGTGGTCGCTTTCGCAGCAGCGCCGGAAGCTGATGCCGACGGCGTACCTCTACTACGGCGTGCCGTCGGAGTGCGGGATCACCGGGATGCGCGCGGACTCCAACGGCTGCGCGGCGGGCAGCAGCATCGAAGACGCGATCCTGCAAGGACTTCTCGAGCTCGTCGAACGCGACGCCGTCGCGATGTGGTGGTACAACCGGCTTCCCCTGCCCGGTGTCGACATCGCCTCGTTCGACGACCCGTGGGCCGAGGAGATGGTCGGCCAGTACGCGCGGGCGGGCCGGGAACTGTGGGTCCTCGACCTGACCGCGGACCTCGGTGTCCCGGTGATGGTCGCGCTGTCCAGGAGTATCGCCGGGCCGCGCGAGAACGTCATGATGGGATTCGGCGCCCACCTGGACCCCAGGACGGCGCTGCGGAGGGCGGTCAGCGAGCTCAACCAGATGATCCCGGCGGTGCTCGCGAACGACGTCGAACTCGACGATCCTGACGCGGCGCAGTGGCTCCGGCACGCTACGGTCGCCAACCAGCCGTATCTGCTGCCGGCGCCTGGACGGTCGGCCAGACGGGCCGCGGACTTCAAGTTCGTCCGGCGGCCCGACGTACGGGACGACGTGGAATCACTGGTACGCAAGCTGTCCGCGCTGGGGATGGAGACGCTGGTGCTCGATCAGACCAGACCCGACATCGACCTTCCGGTGGTCAGAGTGGTCGTCCCGGGGCTGCGGCCCTTCTGGAGCCGCTTCGCCCCCGGGCGGCTGTTCGACGTGCCGGTGCGGCTCGGCAGGCTCGCCGAACCCACGTCGTACGACCGGCTGAACCCCTTCCCCATGTTCTTGTAGATCCGCTGGAGCAACTGGTGTCGACTGATCCCCCCACCGGCGTGGCCGAGACGATCCCCTTGTGGTCACTCACCGACGACAGTCTTGTCGAGATCGGTGAGGACGGCTCACTGGTGGTCGTCACCCGGTGGGGGGAGTACGACTTCGACCGTGCGGAGCCGCTGGTCCGGGAATCGTTGCGGCGGATGGCCTTGGGGCCGGTCTCCCTGGCGAACGTGACGTCGTCGTGGGAGCCGGTCGAGTGTGAGCCCGATCTCGAAGGCGAGCTGAGCTGGACGGCCGAGGGCGCCGACGCGCTGCGCCAGGCGCTCAAGGAACTCGGCGGTTCGGTGGTGCACTCGCTCGGTCTCGCCGACGGGAAGGGCCCGCTGCTGTCGGTGATCCCGGTGGCGCTCGCGCCCGTGTTCGAGCCGGCGGGGATCCCGGCCGCGCGCCCGACCCGCCTGTCCCGCTTCTGTTCCCTGCGCTCCGACGCCGAAGGGATGGGGCTGGAGTCACCGTCCGCGCGGTACCGCGTCGTGCTGTACCAACCGTGGGCGGTGCACGTCGCCGCGACCTTGG
Proteins encoded in this region:
- a CDS encoding TOMM precursor leader peptide-binding protein, which gives rise to MHETVLNGSGSITGGLGFKRHLRAEISEGNGAYLFSEQGVIAMRGAQVASVAALLDGTRDLDAVLSACPAGMSAEQVTGVLARLVEAGLVTVRVPDELSGDERALAYWDACGLDASAVASRQKPATASLTAIGRGVDTSQVENALLASGIEVVGAASELAIVLCDDYLDPRLAEIDAEHRRTGRPWLLARPSGSQVWIGPIMQPGRSGCWHCLTNRLWGHRHAEACVQEVLGHDGPASFPMPAVPPLTAAASHLISLEASKWLAGHRYPGQQAVWILDTLDLQGRLHELRRRPQCPECGDEGIVAARTAEPIVLREAKKATSGGGGHRTLTPVEVLDRYGHLVSPVTGIIKEVARDPRAPAFVNAYRSGLNVARRVRGEAGLQAGLRGDNGGKGASPLDAEVGALCEAIERFSANYQGDELRIRDTFRALGEEAVHPNSCMLFDERQYAARDEWNAKHAIFQHVPERFDESAAVDWTPLWSLSQQRRKLMPTAYLYYGVPSECGITGMRADSNGCAAGSSIEDAILQGLLELVERDAVAMWWYNRLPLPGVDIASFDDPWAEEMVGQYARAGRELWVLDLTADLGVPVMVALSRSIAGPRENVMMGFGAHLDPRTALRRAVSELNQMIPAVLANDVELDDPDAAQWLRHATVANQPYLLPAPGRSARRAADFKFVRRPDVRDDVESLVRKLSALGMETLVLDQTRPDIDLPVVRVVVPGLRPFWSRFAPGRLFDVPVRLGRLAEPTSYDRLNPFPMFL